In Citrus sinensis cultivar Valencia sweet orange chromosome 2, DVS_A1.0, whole genome shotgun sequence, a single genomic region encodes these proteins:
- the LOC102618666 gene encoding LOB domain-containing protein 2 has translation MMQRNNNNSSTTSSVQSACAACKHQRKKCSEDCKLARYFPANRSKEFQAVHKVFGVSNVTKIVQNANDEESRQKVVDSLIWEAFWRQKDPVSGPYGEYQRICEELKLYRSQTLMQNHNHRNQNHQLVQLPGQGGMIYRSSSQPLMGWNNGMNTNNGISVSGNEQLNYNNHDNGNNSIVDLDTYSFASHFVQSPKNLKQEREVGTVVIPLQQQQQQRQQPSINSGFSQQYYIPGKF, from the coding sequence ATGATGCAAAGGAATAACAATAACTCGTCAACAACATCAAGCGTGCAATCAGCATGTGCTGCATGCAAGCACCAAAGGAAAAAATGCAGTGAGGATTGCAAATTGGCACGCTATTTTCCTGCTAACAGGAGCAAAGAATTTCAAGCTGTGCATAAAGTTTTTGGCGTCAGTAACGTCACAAAGATAGTCCAAAACGCCAATGACGAAGAAAGTAGACAAAAAGTCGTTGATTCGTTGATTTGGGAAGCTTTTTGGAGACAGAAGGATCCGGTTTCAGGACCCTACGGCGAGTATCAGAGGATTTGCGAGGAACTTAAGTTGTATAGAAGTCAAACCCTAATGCAAAACCACAACCACCGGAATCAGAATCATCAATTGGTGCAGTTACCAGGACAAGGGGGGATGATTTACAGGTCTTCTTCGCAGCCACTAATGGGATGGAATAATGGGATGAATACTAACAATGGCATTAGTGTCAGTGGTAACGAGCAGttgaattataataatcatGATAATGGGAATAATTCGATCGTTGATTTGGATACTTATAGTTTTGCTTCACATTTTGTGCAAAGTCCAAAGAATTTGAAGCAAGAAAGAGAGGTTGGTACCGTTGTTATTCCactgcagcagcagcagcagcaacggCAACAACCCTCCATCAATAGTGGGTTTAGCCAGCAGTACTACATTCCaggtaaattttaa